Proteins from one Anastrepha obliqua isolate idAnaObli1 chromosome 2, idAnaObli1_1.0, whole genome shotgun sequence genomic window:
- the LOC129238472 gene encoding uncharacterized protein LOC129238472: MLLNKEYWKAVIHEIEDAAHQKTAKDLIKNYDLSVTLPDDLRERIKKIMPYEFDEYDRLVYIDESAVETPKSFGTDEEAERREENKKAVFNESTCSEIERLENEFVKFEVKLDTEVQRKAKAKKPVNWTSGYICKPRRERVKWESKIYHLERSLAEKTLDEQAEYLMDASAERFTEWLNSLGSNREADITNAQLKSLFSIEGDRRLLASIQIEPKEVKAIAKAVADKWNLPEMAIELKYEDYIQELLWDVPKKVITVAFGRTVPYEERPWVPMDRDQPITTVFPDDILSCSKLFKGIGHLRSVKKLIEFYRNRPHLRRPKYLEKSGLFNWREKATTKQEIPLYELLKLEY; the protein is encoded by the exons atgctgttGAACAAAGAATATTGGAAGGCAGTGATACATGAAATTGAGGATGCAGCACACCAAAAAACAGCCAAAGATCTAATCAAGAACTATGACCTCTCCGTGACGCTACCAGATGATTTGCGAGAGCGCATCAAGAAAATTATGCCCTACGAGTTCGACGAATACGACCGCCTGGTGTATATTGACGAATCTGCGGTGGAAACACCAAAATCATTTGGCACAGATGAAGAGGCTGAGCGGAGAGAAGAGAACAAAAAG GCGGTTTTCAATGAAAGCACCTGCTCTGAAATCGAACGCCTCGAAAATGAGTTTGTCAAGTTCGAAGTGAAACTCGACACAGAAGTGCAACGTAAAGCAAAAGCGAAGAAACCAGTCAACTGGACGTCGGGCTACATTTGTAAACCACGCAGGGAACGCGTTAAATGGGAGTCGAAAATTTACCATCTAGAACGCAGTTTAGCAGAAAAAACACTCGATGAACAGGCGGAGTATTTAATGGACGCG TCAGCGGAGCGTTTCACTGAATGGCTGAATTCGCTGGGTAGCAATCGTGAGGCGGATATAACAAATGCCCAATTGAAATCTCTCTTCTCCATTGAGGGTGACCGTCGGCTTTTAGCCTCCATACAAATCGAGCCAAAGGAAGTAAAAGCCATCGCCAAAGCTGTAGCGGACAAGTGGAACTTGCCAGAG ATGGCTATCGAGTTGAAGTATGAGGATTACATTCAGGAATTGTTGTGGGATGTGCCAAAGAAGGTGATAACTGTCGCTTTTGGGCGTACAGTTCCCTACGAAGAGCGGCCTTGGGTACCAATGGATCGTGATCAACCTATAACCACCGTTTTCCCCGATGATATACTCTCCTGCTCCAAGTTATTTAAGGGTATTGGCCATTTGCGTTCGGTGAAGAAGCTCATAGAATTCTATCGTAACCGGCCACATTTGAGGAGGCCGAAATATTTGGAGAAAAGTGGACTTTTCAACTGGAGGGAAAAGGCGACAACTAAACAGGAAATTCCTTTGTACGAATTACTGAAATTGGAGTACTGA